The proteins below come from a single Papaver somniferum cultivar HN1 chromosome 11, ASM357369v1, whole genome shotgun sequence genomic window:
- the LOC113324196 gene encoding uncharacterized protein LOC113324196, which produces MGEVLGQYDEDGKKERVIYYISKTLSEYESKYSTLEKTCLAPVWDTQRLRPYMLSHSVQLLSRMNPLKYLFEQPMISGRTSRWQLLLEEFDITYVTQKSIKGRAIADHLASQPIPNCETLITEFPDEHILVVEQHDEGELWKMYFDGAMNPICKGAGVILISPDEVRIPISIRFNLNCTNNMYEYEACIAGLRAALELSVNKLEVYGDSLLIVNQTQKVWNIKEEKLVPYHECLMKLVEKFDCITFHHLYRDNNQFANALDALASLIPIPGDSTVKTI; this is translated from the coding sequence ATGGGGGAAGTTTTAGGACAATATGATGAAGATGGTAAAAAAGAGCGGGTGATTTACTATATCAGCAAGACATTGTCCGAATATGAATCAAAATACTCAACATTAGAGAAAACATGCCTTGCCCCTGTATGGGATACTCAACGGCTTAGACCTTACATGTTATCTCATTCGGTGCAGTTGTTATCAAGGATGAACCCACTTAAATATCTATTTGAACAACCAATGATCTCAGGGAGAACGTCCAGGTGGCAGTTGTTGCTAGAAGAATTTGACATCACTTATGTAACACAAAAGTCAATAAAGGGGAGAGCAATAGCGGATCACTTAGCATCACAACCTATTCCAAATTGTGAGACACTCATAACAGAATTTCCTGACGAGCATATTCTTGTTGTTGAACAACATGATGAAGGTGAATTGTGGAAGATGTATTTTGATGGAGCAATGAACCCAATTTGCAAAGGAGCAGGGGTAATTTTGATATCTCCTGATGAGGTACGCATTCCGATTTCTATTCGATTTAATTTGAACTGTACTAACAACATGTATGAATATGAAGCATGCATTGCTGGCTTGAGAGCTGCCTTAGAGTTATCAGTCAATAAGTTGGAGGTATATGGAGATTCCTTGTTGATTGTTAACCAAACACAGAAAGTCTGGAATATCAAGGAAGAAAAGCTAGTTCCATACCATGAATGCCTTATGAAGCTGGTGGAGAAGTTTGATTGcattacttttcatcatctctATAGAGACAATAATCAGTTTGCAAATGCATTAGATGCTTTAGCATCACTAATCCCGATCCCAGGAGATTCCACAGTCAAAACCATCTAG